AGAACTACACGGAAGCGCCTCTTCCCGTAACCTGAAAACCAAACAGGGCTGGGTCACGTCACCTCAGCCCTGTTGGTCTCTTTTACCGATTTTTCACTCAGCGATTTTGCCGCTCAAATTCTTCCATGAACACAGCCAGCTTCTCAACTCCGGCATAAGGCATGGGGTTATAGATGGAGGCCCTGACTCCGCCTGCATTGCGATGACCTTTCAATGCATACAAACCTATGGCATCCGCTTCGGCGAGGAACTTTCGGTCAAGCTCCTCGGAGGCAAGCCGGAACGATACATTCATGATCGAACGGTGCTCCGGATGGGCTATCCCGCGATAGAAGTCACTGCCGTCAATGACCTCATACAGGCGGGCCGCCTTTTTCTGGTTAAGCGATTCTATCGCATCAATCCCGCCCTGCTCCTTAAGCCAGTCAAGAACCAGCTTGATCACGTAGATCGCAAAGGTATTGGTGGTATTGGTCAGCGAGTTATCCTTGTCACACTGCGCAAAGTTGAACAGGGTTGGAGTCTGTTTGGCTGCAAAGCCGAGCAGATCCTCACGGACAATGACCATGGCCATCCCGGACGGCCCCAGGTTTTTCTGCAAACCGGCATAAACCACCCCGAATTTGTTGAAATCGATACGCCGGGACAATAACTCGGAGGTCATATCCGCGACCAGCGGCACCGAAGTTTCCGGGAACTTATTCCAGCGCGTGCCGAAAATCGTATTGTTACTGGTAATATGCAGATAGGCGGCCGCCGGATCGATCATCTCAGGGGCTATTTCGGGAATCCGGTCGTATCCCGTTGCCGCACTGTTGGCAATGGTTTCCACCGGATAAAACAACTCAGCTTCCTCTGCGGCCAGACGTGCGAAATTGCCGGTTTCAACATAGAGGCACCGCTTTGACGGAACCCGTTCCGCAAGATTCAAGGGGATCGCCGAAAACATCATCCGTGCGCCGCCATGCATAAACAAAATGCGGTAATTGTCCGGCAGTCCGGTCAGTTCTCTGAACAGGGCCTGGGCTTCATTGATAAGAGCAATAAATTCTTTGGAACGATGGCTAATCTCAATAAGCGAAACACCCATTCCTTGGTAATCGAGCCACTCCTGTTGAATTTTTTTCATAACAGGTTCCGGCAACATGGCGGGACCCGCGCCAAAATTATAGACTTTTTCAGCCATTCCCTTGGTTCTCCTGCAATATAATTAAAATATTATTCCACCAACGCTACTTCACAACTTTCAGACGGCCTTTTCCAGCAGGCCCACCTGCGGGCGGATCAGGCTTGTTATCACCCTGACCCGCCGAGAGGCTATCGTTCCCCTGCGCATCTCCGATCCGGGGCAAAGTCCCGTTTTGCATCATCTGCTCCACTGAATTGGCAATGACCAGACACTGTTGCATGCACACCCGATAGGCGGGGCACATGGTACAATCGGCCAGGCCGGCAGCGGCCTTCAGACTATGAATCAGCAGCTTGACACTTTCTTCCTGCGACAACGGGACAAAATACATAAGCTCCTCTTCGTGGCTATTCCGACAGCGGGCGGCAATATTCCTAATCCGCCATGGTCCGCTCGGCAACCTTAACAAATTCACGCAATTTTTTCATCATCGCGTGGAAATCTGCCGGTCGCAACGACTGGGGACCGTCACTCGCAGCTTTTTCCGGGCAGGGGTGCACTTCAACCAGCAAGCCGTCGGCTCCTGCCGCAGCAGCCGCATAAGACATAGGTGCAATAAGGGATGCGTGCCCGGTAGCATGAGAAGGGTCGATCATCACCGGCAGATGCGTCTGTTGTTTTAACACCGGCACAGCAGAAATATCCAGCGTATTACGTGTTGCTGTTTCAAAAGTACGGATTCCGCGTTCACACAGAATCACCCGTCGATTTCCCTCGGACAAAACGTATTCGGCACTCATCAGGAACTCCTGAATCGTGGTCGCCATTCCCCGTTTGAGCAGAATCGGCTTGTCCAACTGCCCGAGCAGCTTCAGCAAAGCGAAGTTCTGGGTATTGCGGGCACCAACCTGCATAACGTCAGCATAGCGGGCAACCAACTCGACATCCCGCGGGTTGACCACCTCGGTCACAATCGGCAGCCCGGTAATCTCCCGCGCCTCGGCCAGAAGCTTCAAACCTTCCTCTTCCATCCCCTGGAATGAGTAAGGACTGGTCCTTGGCTTATAAGCTCCGCCGCGCAGTAACCGAGCCCCGGCTTCCTTGACCGCAACGGCGGTTTCGCAGATTTGTTCTCGACTCTCTACGGAACAGGGCCCGCCAACCACGACGAATTCTTTCCCACCAATAACCAGTCCCGGAACTATCTCTACGGCGCTAGGGGTCGGCTGTACTTCCAGGCTGGCCAGTTTATAGGGCTTGAGAATCGGTACAACATTTTCAACCCCGGGCATGGACTGCAGGATCTGCAGCTTTTCCTTGCCGTGCTCTTCCCCAACCGCCCCGATCACATTGCGGGTTTCGCCGTAAATGATATGGGGAGCGTAACCCAGTTCAATGATTTTCGCTTCAACTGCGGCAAGTTCGGCCTGCCCAGCGCCCTTTTTCATAACAATAATCATTTTTGCTCTCCTCTGTCGTAAAGACGTTAAAGGCAAAAAGGCCGCCTGTTCTCCCGGCGGCCTTGATTTTCAAGTGTTATGAAAAAGAAAAACCATGGGAGAAACGGCCTGCCGTTCTGCCATGGTTTAGGGCTTATCTAAGCTGTGCTAACGTCCTACGCAGCCTTCCCCGTGGCAAACGGCCTGAAAAAGCCGATAAACCAAAAGAAAAAGCTAAAATAGGAAGAGCTAAACAGCATTGAGATATGTCCCCTTTCTGTGCATGCAGATTACACAAGCCGCAAAAGACAAGCAAGAAAAAAATAGCTGATAAAATTTTCGCATTTTGCTTGACACTCCCGCCCCCTTTAGTTATAAACGGATCTCGTTTCGCCCAGATAGCTCAGTCGGTAGAGCAGAGGACTGAAAATCCTCGTGTCGGCAGTTCGATTCTGTCTCTGGGCACCATGAAAAAATCAAAGGGTTAGCTGATCTTAGCTAACCCTTTTTTGTGTTTCGACAACAGACTTGTTCATAAGTTTTCGGTTCTGCGGGCGGAAGGCCGTTCCGTTTTTCGGGTCTACACCAAAGAAAGGGGCAGGTAACTTTATCCCACCACTAAACTGATCAAACTTCTGCTATTTTTTAACCGCACAATACCTTGACGCGCAACCTGTAATTTTCAAAATTCCTAAAGCCGTATGCTCGCCGTTGAATCAACTTCATCTTGCGATGAAATCCGTTTTTCACTGCCAGATCGGCATCCAGGCTCTCAGCTTCGCCAGCTAGGAATCATTGAGCGGCTACCCGGACAAAAGCTATTGCTTCATGCCCAGCGAACAGGCCGCGTCCGACGATGATTCTATTCTCACCGGCCACAGGAACCAAAGCTGCCTGGTTGTGTGATGAAAAAGGAACTACACAATCAATCGATCATAGCCCAGGTCCATCAACTTACCGGTAGAAAGGCATCCGCAAGAAACTCGGAGAGGAGTTCGTTGTATCTCTGAGGGTCTTCAAGGTAGGCAGCATGGCCGACCCCTTCCAAACTCACATGATGCACGTTAGGAATTTGTTCCAAAAAATCAGTCGCCAGTTCATAAGGAACCACCTTGTCTTTAGAAGCAGTGATCACCAGGGTCGGACAGGTAATTTGATTCAGAATTGGCCTGTTATCAGTATGAACGACCATATCTGCTACAGCGAGGAGACCGTCTTTACGCATCCGTGACGCTATGGCTTTTATTTTTTCAAAAACCTCCGGGTTCGTTCCTTCGGGTAACATTGCCATCGCCCTCTTGCTCGCATATTCATCCCGAGAGAGACTTTCCATATCCTCCACCCGCTTTGTGTAGCGTTCTGGCAGCGGCGTATTCACAGGCATGGCTCGACCAGGAAAGCTGGAAGAAATGATAAGTTTTGCCACCAACTGCGGGGCCCGGCATGCTACTCGGGCCGCGATCACCCCTCCCATCGAATGTCCAAGCAAAATCATGCGGTTAATGCCGAGTTGATCGGCGGTTTCGATCAGAGCTTTTACATAATCGTCAACGTCACCTCCGACGACATCCGAATCGCCATATCCGGGGCAGTCCCAGGCAACGGTCCGGAAATCGGCGCAGAAGAACTGCATTTGCCTTTCCCAACTGGCAGAGCTTCCGTTCATACCGTGCATAAGAAAGAGTGTTTCCCCTGAACCTGCTTCCCGGTAGGAGAGTTGACCTCCGGATAACTGAATTTTGCCTTTTTTGATCTCTGTCATGAGAAGGTCCATTCTATGGTTTGGAATCGAAGAAATATTCTGCCGCGGCCCGGCTCATTCCTCTTGAGCTATGTGCAACCCCCGGAATAATTTTGAAGCTCCAGCGATAGTCGACCCCGAGTTGTTCCGCATGGGTTCTGGTGGTGTTGAAAAAGTTCTTCCCCCGCTCCAAGCGGTTGCTCCCCTGAGCCATCGCCTCGTCTGAACGATTCAACATCCTATGGTAGGGATTGTTGTCCCGTTCACCGACCATAATCGTAAGATCTTTAGCATAAACAGCCTGGTAGTGTTGCCTATCGAAGCCGGTATCCTGCGTCCCGTAGGGGAGCGCAATCGCTTTGGCAGGTATCGTATAAACGCCCGAATTTGCCGCCACGACTCGTTCAGCTCGTTGTGCTTGGCCAAACAACACCATCCTGTGAGCGAACTGGCCACCGCCACTGTGCCCGAACAGGTAGTAACTGTCCTTTCTGAGCTGATACTTCGCTCGGATTTTACTGAATAGTTGTTCGACCATGGTGAAGGCTGAGGAATTTATCGACTTTCTATGGCCCGTGGCAGAGTAAAGGTTGCCCATATTGTAGGACCAGGAGCCAGGAAACCGGAATTTGTCAAACATTGGAGCGACGATGATGCAGTTGTACTTATCTGCAGCATCAACCCAGACATCGCGGTAATCATCTGCGTTTCTCGAGGCACCATGCATAACCATGACGACTCGAGAGTCGGCATCTGCCGCTGCGGGGCGGTAGGTGTAGACTCGTAGCTCAAACGGCCCGTCAGCACTGTCCAGGGTGACCTCCATCGTTCCCTTGCCCACAGGGAACTCTTTAGCAAAAGCTTCATGCAAACCAGATAAATTAATTGAAATGCAGGATATGATGAGTGCAAGGAAGAGAAACCTTCTTTTCATCAATTGACCACCTCACTACAGCGGACATAGCGGCCTTCGCTTTCGATTAACTCCGGTGTGATCGATTTACAGGCAACTGTTGCCAAGGAACAGCGCGGATGAAAACTGCAGCCGGACGGTATGTCGAGCGGGTTTGGGAAATCTCCACCCAGTTTGGTCTCCGGCACGCCTGCTCCGGGAGCGATAGGTAATGCCGAACCGAGCAACCCCTTTGTATATGGATGCTGCGGATTGTTGAAGATATCCCTGGTACTGCCGATCTCGACGATTTTTCCCAAGTACATGACTGCAATGCGATTTGCCATATAGCCGACCACGGACAGGTTGTGGCTGATGAACATATATGAAAGGTTCAATTCATCTCTCAGCTCCAGCAGCAGGTTAAGGATCTGCGATTGCACTGAGACATCCAGTGCGGACGTTGGTTCGTCGCAGATTACAACTTCCGGTTTCACAATAATCGCTCTCGCGATCGCTGCTCGTTGTCGTTGCCCACCAGAGAGCTGATTAGGAAAACGGTGGTAGAAACGTTCAGGCAAGCCGACCAATCCCATCATTCTGATGGCTTCCTGACGACGCCATTCTTTCTCCCCGATCCCCAGTACCTCCAATGGCCGCCGGATGATCTCGCCGATGGTCCTGCGCGGATTCAAGGAGGAAAAGGGGTCTTGAAAAATTGGCTGGATCAGTTGTGCGCGCTTGTGATTATGAAGTTCGGCCAGAGGTTTTCCATCGAAAAGAACCTTGCCGCTGGTCGGCTCGTTCAAACCGAGAATGACTTTCGCCAGGGTGCTCTTGCCACACCCTGATTCACCAACCAGAGCGAGAACTTCGCCGCGCCTGATCTCCAGATCGACACCAGCGACCGCCCTGAGGTATTGTTTGGGCTTCATAAAGTTCGGACGGACAGTAAATATCTGTTCGACAGCCCGCACCTGAATAAAAGGCTGGTCCTTAACCTGTGCTCTCTTCTTGCCCTCTATCACACACTCTCTCGTGGAGAGCACCGGATTCGGGTTATGACAAAGATAATCGACAGTGTCATTTATAGTTGTTCGCTCCGGAATGCACTGCCAACATTTTTTGAGGACACGAGGACATCTCGGCGCAAAACTGCAGCCCTGCTGTTGACCGATCATTGCCGGTACGAAACCCGGAATGGATCCGAGTCTTTCTCCACGCTCCCCCATTTCCGGTTCCGGCACACAGCCCAACAGACCATTGGTATAGGGATGGCGCGGCCTGCTCAGCACCTCATCCACTTTGCCATTCTCTACAATTTGCCCGGCATACATAACGGCAACCTTATCCGCCATGCGGGAAACAACTCCCAGGTCGTGAGTAATAAGGATGAGGGACATGCCAAACTCGGTTTGTAATTCTTTTAGCAGCCTGAGAATCTGAGCCTGCACAGTGACGTCAAGTGCGGTGGTCGGCTCGTCAGCGATCAGCAGTTCCGGGTCATTCATCAACGCCATGGCGATCATAACGCGCTGCCGTTGGCCTCCAGAGAGCTGATGTGGATACTGCTTGAGGCGGCTGGCGGCGCCCTTGAGCCCCACTTTTTCCAACAGGTAAACGGCGCGCTCTTCGGCCTGCCTGGTCGAGACCGTTTTGCGCATCAGCATCGTTTCCGAAAGTTGTCTGCCGATGGTGTAGACCGGGTTCAACGATGTCATCGGCTCCTGAAAAATCATCCCGACCCGCTTGCCGAGGATGTTGCTGGCCAGTTCCTTTTCCGTGGAGCAAAGCAGGTCGATATCTTTAAGCCTTATCTGCTCTGCACTGCGGCGCGCTTTTTTCGGCAGCAGGTTCAGCAGTGCCAGAGCGGTCATGGATTTACCGGACCCCGACTCCCCGACGATGCCGAGGGTTTCTCCTTGCGCCAATTCAAGACTGACATCCCGAACCGCGTGGAGATCCCCGTTGACCAACGGCAGAACAACAGACAATTGCTTCAGCTGCAAAATCTTTTCTTGCCGACTCATGCACTTTCCCCGTTAACTTCTGTGTTCCGGTGCGGTGACGTCACGCGCACCATCGCCGAGCAGATTGATACTTACCACTAAAATAAAAAGCGCAATACCTGGAATGATAACCAGCCAGGGTTGATAGAACATTGCCGCTTTCCCTTCAGCGATCATCAGCCCCCATGAAGGATTGGGGGCAGGAACACCGAGCCCCAGGAAGGACAGAGCTGATTCACTCAGGATCGCAACGCCGACTTCGAGGGTGAAGACAACGATGATCTGGTTCAGCAAATTAGGAATAATCTCATGCCATATGATCTGCCACTTGTTGCAGCCGATTGCCTCAGCGGAGGCTATGTAATCAAGCTCTTTGACCCGCAAGGTTGCTGCGCGCGATACGACGAGGAAAAAAGTCCAGTGCATGGCGCCGATGATGAAAATGACCACCTTTACCGAAGGGCCGATAAGAAACACCAGTGCCATGGTGATCAACAGATTCGGTAGAGCCAGTTTGCAAGTGAGAATAAAATTGATAGCCTGATCGACTTTTCCACCGAAATATCCAGCCAGAACCCCCAAGGAAACGCCGATACAACCACCAATGGCAGCGGCGCCCAGCCCGATCAACAGTGAAATTCTGGTCCCGAACAACAGTCGACTGAGATAGTCCCGACCAAGGTGGTCAGTGCCAAGCAGGTGGTCCCAGGTACCGAACTCGGTCCATACCGGCGGTATCAGCCGTTGGCTCAGGACTTGGTCGTAGGGGTCGTACGGTGCCAGTAAGGGGGCAGCTAGAGCACAGAGCGCCATCAGCGACAGTATTCCGAAACCGATTTGAAGCCCCCGGTGGGCCTTAATGCGGTTCCAGGTTGCTTGATTGGGAGTTATATCTTGAACTTCAATATCCTCAGTAACAGGGTTGTTTTCGCTAGCCATGAAATCCCCCGCCTCCTTAGCCAAGGCGAATGCGCGGATCGACCCAGGCATTCAATACATCTGATATAAAGGTTAGGAATACAAACGTCAGGGCAAATATAAAAACAAGCATCTGCACCGTCGGAATGTCCGCACCAAAGATTGATTCGATGGCCAGACGCCCCAGCCCATTAAGGGCGAATACCGCTTCGGTGATCACCGAGCCACCCAACTTGCTTCCCAGTTGTACGGCAATGACACTGACGATCGGAAGCATCGCATTGCGTAGCGCGTGATGCATGATCAAGGGGGTACCGCGAAAACCCTTGGCCCTGGCGGTGCGAATATAATCGGAAGACATGACGTCAAGCAGCCCGGTCCTGGTCAGACGCATGACCGCGGGAACCGAACTGGTCCCGAGCACGAATGCGGGAAGGACAAAGTGGAGCCAAGTCTCGTCGCCCGATACGGGGAATATAGGTATCATTACCGCGAACAAAATAATCATCATCACCCCCAACCAGAAATTCGGAACCGCCTGCGCTGATACAGCCACGGTCAGGGCAAAGCGATCAATGATTGAATTTGGCCGGAGGGCCGCGGCTACACCCAGCGGAATAGCGATGATAAGAGTGACCATTATCGCCGAGAAGGCAAGTTTAATGGTCACTGGAGCATGTTTTGCTATGAGCTTCGCAACCGGCTGATGCCAGAAGTAGCTTTCACCGAAATCCCCGGAGAGAACTCCGCCTAACCAGTCCCCATACTGCACGATGATAGGACGGTCAAACCCGTATTCATGGCGGATTGCTTCGACAACTGCCTGATCCGCCTCTTCCCCGGCAATCGTCTGAGCCGGGTCGGTTGAAAAATTCAGCAGAATAAAGGTGGCAACGGAGACCGTGATGGCGACCAGAAGAGCAGCGACACCACGCTGAATTGCGAATCTCAACATTTCAAATTACCTCCAGGAAGCCTGATAAAGCCGCGGCAGCCCGTCTTTCGGCGGAGCAAAATTAAGGTCCTTTGACGTTAAATAGTTCTGCGAGAAGCCAAAAATCGGAACCCAGTAGGCTTGGTCTGTAATCCGTGTGAGTGCCTTCTGGTAAAGTTCGGCGCGCACTTTTTTGTCACGAACCTTCTCAGCGTCCGCGACGAGTTGGGAAACCTCTGCATCACCAGTGAAGTCACGATCAGAGTCGAGTGAAAAGTGATTGTTCAGGGTCATTGCGGCATCGGCAGTGCCACCGGCACCCCAGGCTGCGAAAATCACCTGGGTTTCACGACTCTTGCGGGCTTTACCGAGGGCGGTGCTTTTTACATAGCGCATCTTTGCAGTTACGCCGATTTTCGCCAGGTCGCCCATGATCGCCTCGGCGACCGGTTTTTCGCGGTATGCCCAAAGATCGAACTCAAAACCATTGGGATAACCAGCTTCAGCCAATAACTCTTTGGCCTTGGCCGGGTTGTACTCATACTTGGTTACATCCTGAGAGCAACCAAACTGCAGCGGGTGACAAGGGGTGTTGAGGACAACCGACGCCCCCCGGGTAATATTCTTGACGATCGCTTCGCGGTTGATGGCATAGTTGAAAGCGCGTCGCACTTCAAGCTTGGTGAAGGGGTTGTTTTTAGCTGTATAACCGGCAGCGTC
This genomic window from Pelobacter seleniigenes DSM 18267 contains:
- a CDS encoding ABC transporter permease; protein product: MASENNPVTEDIEVQDITPNQATWNRIKAHRGLQIGFGILSLMALCALAAPLLAPYDPYDQVLSQRLIPPVWTEFGTWDHLLGTDHLGRDYLSRLLFGTRISLLIGLGAAAIGGCIGVSLGVLAGYFGGKVDQAINFILTCKLALPNLLITMALVFLIGPSVKVVIFIIGAMHWTFFLVVSRAATLRVKELDYIASAEAIGCNKWQIIWHEIIPNLLNQIIVVFTLEVGVAILSESALSFLGLGVPAPNPSWGLMIAEGKAAMFYQPWLVIIPGIALFILVVSINLLGDGARDVTAPEHRS
- the serC gene encoding 3-phosphoserine/phosphohydroxythreonine transaminase, yielding MAEKVYNFGAGPAMLPEPVMKKIQQEWLDYQGMGVSLIEISHRSKEFIALINEAQALFRELTGLPDNYRILFMHGGARMMFSAIPLNLAERVPSKRCLYVETGNFARLAAEEAELFYPVETIANSAATGYDRIPEIAPEMIDPAAAYLHITSNNTIFGTRWNKFPETSVPLVADMTSELLSRRIDFNKFGVVYAGLQKNLGPSGMAMVIVREDLLGFAAKQTPTLFNFAQCDKDNSLTNTTNTFAIYVIKLVLDWLKEQGGIDAIESLNQKKAARLYEVIDGSDFYRGIAHPEHRSIMNVSFRLASEELDRKFLAEADAIGLYALKGHRNAGGVRASIYNPMPYAGVEKLAVFMEEFERQNR
- a CDS encoding alpha/beta fold hydrolase, coding for MTEIKKGKIQLSGGQLSYREAGSGETLFLMHGMNGSSASWERQMQFFCADFRTVAWDCPGYGDSDVVGGDVDDYVKALIETADQLGINRMILLGHSMGGVIAARVACRAPQLVAKLIISSSFPGRAMPVNTPLPERYTKRVEDMESLSRDEYASKRAMAMLPEGTNPEVFEKIKAIASRMRKDGLLAVADMVVHTDNRPILNQITCPTLVITASKDKVVPYELATDFLEQIPNVHHVSLEGVGHAAYLEDPQRYNELLSEFLADAFLPVS
- a CDS encoding ABC transporter permease, coding for MLRFAIQRGVAALLVAITVSVATFILLNFSTDPAQTIAGEEADQAVVEAIRHEYGFDRPIIVQYGDWLGGVLSGDFGESYFWHQPVAKLIAKHAPVTIKLAFSAIMVTLIIAIPLGVAAALRPNSIIDRFALTVAVSAQAVPNFWLGVMMIILFAVMIPIFPVSGDETWLHFVLPAFVLGTSSVPAVMRLTRTGLLDVMSSDYIRTARAKGFRGTPLIMHHALRNAMLPIVSVIAVQLGSKLGGSVITEAVFALNGLGRLAIESIFGADIPTVQMLVFIFALTFVFLTFISDVLNAWVDPRIRLG
- the aroF gene encoding 3-deoxy-7-phosphoheptulonate synthase, which gives rise to MIIVMKKGAGQAELAAVEAKIIELGYAPHIIYGETRNVIGAVGEEHGKEKLQILQSMPGVENVVPILKPYKLASLEVQPTPSAVEIVPGLVIGGKEFVVVGGPCSVESREQICETAVAVKEAGARLLRGGAYKPRTSPYSFQGMEEEGLKLLAEAREITGLPIVTEVVNPRDVELVARYADVMQVGARNTQNFALLKLLGQLDKPILLKRGMATTIQEFLMSAEYVLSEGNRRVILCERGIRTFETATRNTLDISAVPVLKQQTHLPVMIDPSHATGHASLIAPMSYAAAAAGADGLLVEVHPCPEKAASDGPQSLRPADFHAMMKKLREFVKVAERTMAD
- a CDS encoding ABC transporter ATP-binding protein; translation: MSRQEKILQLKQLSVVLPLVNGDLHAVRDVSLELAQGETLGIVGESGSGKSMTALALLNLLPKKARRSAEQIRLKDIDLLCSTEKELASNILGKRVGMIFQEPMTSLNPVYTIGRQLSETMLMRKTVSTRQAEERAVYLLEKVGLKGAASRLKQYPHQLSGGQRQRVMIAMALMNDPELLIADEPTTALDVTVQAQILRLLKELQTEFGMSLILITHDLGVVSRMADKVAVMYAGQIVENGKVDEVLSRPRHPYTNGLLGCVPEPEMGERGERLGSIPGFVPAMIGQQQGCSFAPRCPRVLKKCWQCIPERTTINDTVDYLCHNPNPVLSTRECVIEGKKRAQVKDQPFIQVRAVEQIFTVRPNFMKPKQYLRAVAGVDLEIRRGEVLALVGESGCGKSTLAKVILGLNEPTSGKVLFDGKPLAELHNHKRAQLIQPIFQDPFSSLNPRRTIGEIIRRPLEVLGIGEKEWRRQEAIRMMGLVGLPERFYHRFPNQLSGGQRQRAAIARAIIVKPEVVICDEPTSALDVSVQSQILNLLLELRDELNLSYMFISHNLSVVGYMANRIAVMYLGKIVEIGSTRDIFNNPQHPYTKGLLGSALPIAPGAGVPETKLGGDFPNPLDIPSGCSFHPRCSLATVACKSITPELIESEGRYVRCSEVVN